Genomic DNA from Actinomycetota bacterium:
CTCCGGTTCGATTGTGCTTCGGCTACCGCTTGGCCTTGGCCTTGATGATTGCCCGGATGGTGAGCAGGGCGACGATGGCGACCACTTGGCCGCCGAGGACGATCCGGTTGACATCCACCGCGGGTCGCCAGCTCAGCTCGCCCTCGCGGATGATGAACGCTCCAACCGGGCGGGCGGTGATGGCAAAGCCGCTGCCCGATCCCTTGCCTTGGCTCTGGGGATCTTCGCCGCTTCCGCCTCCCGCACCGCCCTGGACTCTGGCCGCGGGAATGATGGTCACGCCGTCCTTCTCGTACGGCT
This window encodes:
- a CDS encoding spore germination protein GerW family protein, yielding MEVQDVIAQARDTLTVKRVFGEPYEKDGVTIIPAARVQGGAGGGSGEDPQSQGKGSGSGFAITARPVGAFIIREGELSWRPAVDVNRIVLGGQVVAIVALLTIRAIIKAKAKR